In Melanotaenia boesemani isolate fMelBoe1 chromosome 7, fMelBoe1.pri, whole genome shotgun sequence, a single window of DNA contains:
- the LOC121642678 gene encoding transmembrane protein 182-like: protein MRVGAAALAGGIFGIVGTLCFLLAFGTDYWLVASDNCGPYTRPSHTTRDKDANWTETHLEEAMTVSPPSLTLHHEGFFWRCVFQVEPTTHAVLATLFTNQPESKVCIHGYLFPLPVALGQVPHPIYDATAVFRGFWTVLIIFGLVSALAGGFLLVCGVPFISHKLYKLGGAFLLSAACLFLLMLLLYILWIEVVDVKSYILQERGEKCRSPQVSVLYGLSFMVAAAGVPLELISGLVFVFVGRALGASK from the exons ATGAGAGTGGGAGCTGcagccttggctggggggatTTTTGGGATAGTCGGGACCCTATGCTTCCTCTTGGCCTTTGGTACAGACTACTGGCTAGTAGCCAGTGACAACTGTGGACCATATACACGGCCCAGTCATACTACACGGGACAAAGATGCCAATTGGACAGAG ACCCATTTAGAGGAAGCAATGACGGTTTCTCCTCCGTCTCTCACTCTGCACCACGAGGGCTTTTTCTGGCgctgtgtgtttcaggtggaGCCCACAACACACGCGGTCCTGGCAACTCTCTTCA CAAACCAGCCAGAATCCAAAGTGTGTATCCATGGTTACCTCTTCCCCCTGCCAGTTGCACTTGGACAAGTTCCCCATCCAATTTATGATGCCACGGCAG tgtttcGGGGTTTCTGGACCGTCCTGATAATCTTCGGGCTGGTCTCAGCTCTTGCTGGAGGCTTCCTCTTGGTGTGTGGTGTTCCTTTCATCAGCCACAAACTCTACAAGCTGGGCGGGgctttcctcctctctgctg CCTGCTTGTTTCTGCTCATGCTTCTGCTCTACATACTGTGGATAGAAGTGGTGGACGTGAAGAGCTACATTCTGCAGGAAAGGGGAGAAAAATGTCGAAGCCCACAGGTTTCAGTGCTTTACGGGCTGTCGTTCATGGTAGCTGCAGCTGGTGTGCCTCTGGAGCTCATCTCTGGGTTGGTCTTCGTGTTTGTGGGTCGTGCGCTGGGTGCCAGCAAATGA
- the LOC121642676 gene encoding sodium/hydrogen exchanger 2-like yields MAALWTLPLLLSASLLGCLAMAPPVGRHQPHNMPPMLDFNTSDGSLSVDLPMVLRVFSVDYHHVQAPFEIVLWIMLASLAKLGFHWSGRVPAVVPESCVLIMVGLLVGGVIYGVRHSAPPTLSADAFFLFLLPPIVLDAGYFLPGKLFFENLGTILWYAVLGTLWNVLGIGLSLYGVCLLAPSSLGDVSLLHCLLFSSLIAAVDPVAVLSVFQEMQVNEQLHILVFGESLLNDAVTVVLYKLFESFLRLPSVSGLDVLLGGCRVVVVGLGGLFVGLFFGLVAALTSRFTYRAQVIAPLFVFLYSYLSYLTSEMLHLSGIMAIVTCAVTMKQYVEANVSERSNTSIQYFLKMWSSVSETLIFIFLGVSTIQDVHMWSWPFVCSTLLLCLIWRATGVLLLTAVVNKLRRNAVTFRDQFIIAYGGLRGAICFSLVFLIDDFPKKRLFITTTIVVILFTVFVQGMTIKPLVELLDVKRKKRALPTISEEIHSRLIDHLLAGIEDIAGYWGQHYWKDKFGQFNRKYLRRVLIREDHQNRSSILRVYQELERREQRGDEEAPPTVDPRPSGRLLLPDEMDSIRRILSRNLQNFHNKQTPAYSRHTLHQDITTDRTRKPLRRHQSLGDRYTYNTITHWPQEEGGEFSEPHRLRTGLSRSYTVCSISSRWVLPDSSVPAASTQTQPLDPKPALLDQVSQHQVPMERAPKKQLGFILDNEKQQ; encoded by the exons ATGGCTGCTCTGTGGACTctccctctgctcctctctgcctctTTACTGGGATGTTTGGCCATGGCCCCTCCTGTTGGGCGACATCAGCCCCACAACATGCCCCCCATGCTGGACTTCAACACCAGCGACGGCAGCCTGTCTGTGGATCTACCTATGGTACTGAGGGTGTTCAGCGTGGACTACCACCATGTGCAGGCTCCCTTTGAGATCGTGTTGTGGATCATGCTGGCCTCCCTAGCCAAACTGG GTTTCCACTGGTCAGGTCGAGTCCCAGCAGTTGTCCCAGAAAGCTGTGTCCTCATCATGGTGGGCCTCCTTGTTGGAGGGGTGATCTACGGGGTCCGCCATTCTGCTCCCCCGACTCTGAGCGCTGAtgctttcttcctctttctgttgCCACCTATTGTCTTAGATGCAGGATACTTCTTGCCGGGGAAGCTGTTCTTCGAAAACCTTGGTACCATTCTCTG GTACGCAGTGCTGGGAACCTTATGGAACGTTCTGGGCATCGGCCTGTCTCTGTACGGTGTTTGCCTGCTGGCTCCGAGCTCTTTAGGAGACGTCTCTCTGCTCCACTGCCTGTTGTTTAGCTCTTTGATCGCTGCTGTCGACCCTGTGGCTGTGCTCTCTGTCTTCCAAGAGATGCAGGTCAATGAACAGCTGCATATCTTGGTGTTTGGAGAGTCACTGCTCAATGATGCAGTCACAGTG GTGCTCTACAAGTTGTTTGAGTCCTTCCTTCGCCTGCCGTCAGTGTCTGGGCTGGATGTCTTGTTGGGGGGTTGcagagtggtggtggtgggccTGGGAGGCCTGTTTGTAGGTCTCTTCTTCGGTCTGGTGGCAGCCCTGACCTCACGGTTCACCTACAGAGCCCAAGTCATAGCCCCACTCTTTGTCTTCCTCTACTCCTACTTATCCTACCTTACATCTGAGATGCTTCACCTCTCTGGTATCATGGC TATCGTGACCTGTGCTGTGACCATGAAGCAGTACGTGGAAGCTAACGTGTCAGAGCGCAGTAACACCAGCATCCAGTATTTCCTGAAGATGTGGAGCAGTGTGAGTGAAACCTTAATCTTCATCTTCCTGGGTGTGTCCACCATACAGGACGTCCATATGTGGAGCTGGCCCTTCGTCTGCTCCACGCTCCTTCTCTGCCTCATCTGGAGGGCCACAG GTGTTCTTCTACTGACTGCTGTGGTGAACAAGCTTCGGAGGAATGCAGTGACCTTCAGAGACCAGTTCATCATTGCTTACGGTGGCCTGAGAGGAGCCATTTGCTTCTCCCTGGTTTTCCTGATTGACGACTTCCCAAAGAAAAGACTCTTCATCACAACTACCATTGTGGTCATTCTCTTTACTGTCTTTGTACAG GGGATGACCATAAAACCGCTGGTAGAGCTACTGgatgtgaagaggaagaagagagcTCTCCCTACTATCAGTGAAGAGATCCACAGCAGG CTCATAGATCACTTGCTGGCAGGAATAGAAGATATTGCTGGCTACTGGGGGCAGCACTACTGGAAAGACAA GTTTGGGCAGTTCAACAGGAAGTACCTCCGGCGGGTCCTGATCCGTGAGGATCACCAAAATCGTTCCAGCATCCTCAGAGTCTACcaggagctggagaggagggagcAGAGAGGAGATGAAGAGGCACCTCCAAC AGTGGATCCTCGGCCCAGTGGCCGTCTGCTCCTGCCAGACGAGATGGACAGCATCAGGCGGATTCTCTCAAGAAACCTTCAAAACTTTCACAACAAG CAAACACCAGCTTACAGCAGACACACTCTGCACCAAGACATCACCACGGACAGAACAAGGAAGCCCCTTCGCAGACACCAGAGTCTTGGAGACAGATACACGTATAATACAATTACACACTGGCCACAG GAAGAGGGTGGAGAGTTCAGTGAGCCACATAGACTGAGAACAGGACTCAGCAGATCTTACACAG TGTGCTCTATAAGCTCGAGATGGGTCCTTCCAGACTCTTCTGTCCCAGCAGCCTCAACTCAGACTCAGCCACTGGATCCAAAACCTGCTTTACTGGATCAGGTTTCTCAGCACCAGGTCCCGATGGAAAGAGCCCCAAAGAAACAACTAGGCTTCATTCTGGACAACGAGAAGCAGCAATGA
- the si:dkey-237j10.2 gene encoding uncharacterized protein si:dkey-237j10.2 produces the protein MLAEGFLRLLRYREESKFATTCKRKRWQTSTHCTDPLSCPPSDSRSADPPIQHSVEAGPHQELQHPSQAQGLRVIPQVPGLLIPGCSPIITVHPVCIEDCSLLEQYPDLQVADSGRISYNPPRVAVSPNDFHIQPPDSEVCPQPEPQNEPPGDAVTSIPDQGYLVMGASQNISLDLPGSGLEPMSNSVLNGLLQKQLEEVYMQHLTDNLARCNSQLENSLLHGLVLPPQPDCHSGGPYSLEASLEGGGDSSNKISYLNTHNLGACSSNFSSPVLRISESDNPHP, from the exons ATGTTGGCTGAAGGTTTTCTTAGGTTACTGCGTTACAGGGAGGAAAGCAAGTTTGCCACTACTTGCAAGCGAAAGCGGTGGCAGACAAGCACTCATTGTACCGACCCACTCAGCTGTCCTCCCTCTGACTCGAGATCTGCAGACCCTCCGATTCAGCATTCGGTTGAAGCAG GGCCACACCAGGAACTGCAACACCCCAGCCAAGCCCAGGGGCTGAGAGTGATTCCTCAGGTTCCAGGCCTTTTAATTCCCGGGTGTTCACCCATAATCACCGTGCATCCTGTTTGTATTGAAGACTGCAGCCTCCTGGAACAATATCCAGACCTACAGGTGGCCGATTCAGGTCGCATCTCTTACAATCCTCCGAGAGTTGCCGTCAGCCCGAATGACTTCCACATTCAGCCTCCTGACTCTGAGGTGTGTCCTCAGCCAGAACCCCAGAATGAACCACCTGGTGATGCAGTTACATCCATACCAGACCAGGGTTATCTGGTCATGGGGGCTAGTCAGAACATCAGCCTGGATCTCCCTGGATCAGGTTTGGAGCCCATGTCAAACTCAGTGCTAAATGGGCTCCTgcaaaaacagctggaggaggtTTACATGCAGCATCTGACTGATAACTTAGCTCGATGCAACTCCCAGCTGGAGAACAGCCTCCTGCACGGCCTGGTGCTGCCGCCCCAGCCTGACTGCCACTCAGGGGGACCCTACTCACTTGAAGCCAGTCTGGAAGGAGGAGGGGACAGCAGCAACAAAATTAGTTATCTGAACACCCACAATTTAGGTGCCTGCTCATCCAACTTCAGCTCCCCAGTTTTGAGGATTTCAGAGTCAGACAATCCTCATCCTTAA